A part of Paenibacillus sp. 481 genomic DNA contains:
- the accC gene encoding acetyl-CoA carboxylase biotin carboxylase subunit, which translates to MKFQKVLIANRGEIAVRIIRACKELGIATVAVYSEADRDALHVRLADEAYCIGPTASKDSYLNFTNLMSVATLTECDAVHPGYGFLAENADFAEICQSCGITFIGPSSDAIERMGDKAVAKQTMKDAGVPVIPGSDGLLENIEDAVMLARDIGFPVIIKATAGGGGKGIRIADDEESFIKQITNAQQEAEKAFGNAGVYLEKYLTGMKHVEIQIIGDKHGNVVHLGERDCSVQRRRQKLVEEAPCPVLSPEIRQRMGDAAVRAAQAVNYSGAGTLEFLLGPDGNFYFMEMNTRIQVEHPVTEMITGIDLIQEMIMVAQGERLSFTQEDVRIDGWAIECRINAEDPSRNFMPSAGLINQYLAPGGFGVRVDSAAYQGCTISPHYDSMIAKLIVWAPTRNEAIERMKRALSEFAIEGIHTTIPFHQRLLQHPIFIEGNFDIKFLEEHEV; encoded by the coding sequence ATGAAGTTTCAGAAGGTGCTTATCGCGAATAGGGGAGAAATCGCCGTTCGCATTATTCGCGCATGCAAAGAGCTCGGCATTGCTACCGTTGCAGTCTACTCTGAGGCTGACCGTGACGCACTGCATGTTCGCTTAGCAGATGAAGCTTACTGCATTGGCCCAACAGCGTCTAAGGACAGCTATTTGAATTTCACGAACTTAATGAGTGTCGCTACGTTAACCGAGTGCGATGCCGTTCATCCAGGCTACGGATTTTTGGCTGAAAATGCTGACTTCGCAGAGATATGCCAATCTTGCGGAATTACATTTATCGGGCCTTCGTCTGATGCGATCGAGCGTATGGGAGATAAGGCGGTAGCCAAGCAAACGATGAAAGATGCTGGTGTACCTGTTATCCCAGGCTCTGATGGCTTGCTGGAGAACATTGAGGATGCTGTCATGCTTGCTCGTGATATTGGCTTTCCAGTCATTATTAAAGCAACGGCTGGTGGCGGAGGCAAAGGTATTCGCATCGCCGATGACGAAGAATCGTTTATTAAGCAAATAACGAATGCGCAACAAGAGGCAGAAAAAGCTTTCGGTAACGCAGGCGTTTATTTAGAGAAATATTTGACGGGAATGAAACACGTCGAAATACAAATTATCGGGGACAAGCACGGTAATGTTGTTCATTTAGGCGAGCGTGATTGTTCCGTACAGCGCCGTCGTCAGAAGCTGGTAGAGGAAGCACCATGTCCGGTGTTATCTCCTGAAATTCGCCAACGTATGGGTGACGCTGCTGTACGTGCAGCGCAAGCGGTAAATTATAGTGGCGCAGGAACGTTAGAATTTTTGCTTGGTCCTGATGGTAATTTTTATTTTATGGAAATGAATACAAGGATTCAAGTTGAGCATCCTGTTACAGAAATGATAACAGGCATCGATCTTATCCAAGAAATGATCATGGTTGCTCAAGGAGAAAGATTATCCTTTACACAAGAAGATGTGCGTATTGACGGCTGGGCGATCGAATGCCGAATTAATGCAGAAGACCCTTCCCGTAATTTTATGCCATCAGCTGGACTAATTAATCAGTATTTAGCACCTGGCGGCTTTGGTGTTCGTGTAGACAGCGCAGCTTATCAAGGCTGCACGATCTCGCCGCATTACGATTCGATGATTGCAAAATTGATCGTATGGGCACCTACTAGAAACGAAGCGATTGAACGTATGAAGCGTGCTTTATCTGAGTTTGCGATTGAGGGTATACATACAACGATACCTTTTCATCAACGTCTATTGCAGCATCCGATTTTTATCGAGGGGAATTTTGACATCAAGTTTTTGGAAGAGCATGAAGTATAA
- a CDS encoding DUF2273 domain-containing protein, translating into MWKEMWESHGGRFVGIAAGMFFGLLYLIVGLWDMFVFALLVIIGYQVGKRKDLHLSSLIPWQRVGFWLSERWRWLK; encoded by the coding sequence ATGTGGAAAGAAATGTGGGAGAGTCACGGGGGACGCTTCGTCGGCATCGCGGCAGGGATGTTTTTTGGCTTGCTGTATTTGATCGTCGGATTATGGGACATGTTTGTATTTGCGTTGCTCGTGATTATCGGATACCAAGTGGGCAAGCGTAAAGACTTGCACCTTAGCTCTTTGATACCTTGGCAGCGTGTCGGCTTTTGGTTGTCCGAACGTTGGAGATGGTTGAAGTAG
- a CDS encoding polyprenyl synthetase family protein, whose amino-acid sequence MINPQSHSASQSAVPLKQYLQERIQLIEETLPTMLPASWNVPHPLAEAMLYSLMAGGKRLRPIFVLAACESLNGSPATALPVACAVEMIHTYSLIHDDLPAMDNDDLRRGKPTNHKVYGEAMAILAGDGLLTHAFFTAAQAAKVTGVSADAVLTIVEELAEYAGMRGMVGGQVADMGGEQGLTTLEQLAYIHHHKTGDLVIFSLRAGGHLAGANAHQLDALTEFGFKLGLAFQIQDDILDVIGDEALIGKPKGSDEKSAKVTYPYFIGLEASKQEVERLTAEAKQAILQAQFPQPQRLLELADYLMDRNH is encoded by the coding sequence GTGATTAATCCACAATCACACTCTGCATCCCAATCGGCCGTGCCTTTGAAGCAATATTTACAGGAGCGCATACAGCTCATAGAGGAAACGCTTCCTACGATGCTACCTGCAAGTTGGAACGTTCCGCACCCTTTAGCAGAAGCGATGCTCTATTCATTAATGGCGGGCGGCAAGCGGCTGCGCCCTATTTTTGTACTCGCGGCTTGTGAAAGTTTAAACGGTTCGCCTGCCACTGCATTACCTGTAGCTTGTGCGGTGGAGATGATTCACACCTATTCACTTATACATGACGATTTACCTGCGATGGACAACGATGATTTGCGGCGTGGCAAGCCGACGAACCATAAAGTGTACGGAGAAGCGATGGCGATATTGGCTGGTGACGGTTTGCTGACACACGCCTTTTTCACCGCTGCGCAAGCGGCCAAGGTAACGGGAGTTTCCGCCGATGCCGTACTCACCATTGTGGAGGAATTGGCAGAATATGCGGGTATGCGAGGAATGGTTGGCGGACAAGTTGCTGATATGGGCGGCGAACAAGGTTTGACTACGCTGGAACAATTGGCATATATCCATCACCACAAGACGGGTGACTTGGTTATCTTTTCGCTACGCGCCGGAGGACATCTGGCAGGAGCTAATGCACACCAATTAGATGCCTTAACCGAATTCGGTTTTAAGCTTGGTTTGGCTTTTCAAATTCAAGATGACATCCTTGATGTGATCGGGGATGAAGCCCTAATCGGTAAGCCTAAAGGCAGCGATGAAAAAAGTGCAAAGGTTACATATCCTTATTTTATCGGCTTAGAAGCTTCCAAGCAGGAAGTTGAACGCTTAACTGCTGAGGCGAAGCAAGCCATTTTGCAGGCACAATTTCCGCAGCCACAGCGATTGTTGGAATTAGCGGATTATTTGATGGACCGTAACCACTAA
- a CDS encoding TlyA family RNA methyltransferase, whose translation MSTAKERIDVLLVEQAYFESREKAKAAIMAGLVLADQERIEKPGMKIPRTASITVKGAPHPYVSRGGLKLEKAIKAFDLAFEGTVMLDIGSSTGGFTDCALQNGASTVYAIDVGYNQLDWSLRNDERVIVMERTNFRYMEPEHLQGPQPDTATIDVSFISLKLILPPLKQLLHKPGRVIALIKPQFEAGRDKVGKSGVVREPSTHEQVLRQVLDFAAELGFKLEGLTYSPITGGEGNIEFLAYWNVPVEHAEAEATTINYVAREHIAEVVRNANSTFRSS comes from the coding sequence ATGTCTACAGCAAAGGAACGCATAGATGTCCTGCTCGTTGAGCAGGCTTACTTTGAAAGCAGAGAGAAAGCGAAAGCTGCCATTATGGCAGGGCTTGTCCTCGCTGATCAAGAACGAATCGAGAAGCCGGGGATGAAAATTCCCCGCACGGCTTCGATTACCGTCAAAGGTGCACCCCATCCGTATGTAAGTCGGGGTGGCTTGAAGCTGGAGAAAGCGATCAAAGCATTTGATCTTGCTTTCGAAGGGACGGTCATGCTTGATATCGGCTCATCAACAGGCGGTTTTACGGATTGTGCGCTACAAAATGGCGCGTCCACCGTATACGCGATTGATGTCGGCTACAACCAACTCGATTGGTCATTGCGTAACGATGAGCGGGTCATTGTTATGGAACGAACTAATTTTCGTTATATGGAACCCGAACATTTGCAAGGACCACAGCCGGATACGGCAACGATTGATGTATCATTTATCTCGTTGAAGTTAATTTTGCCGCCGCTCAAGCAGCTGCTTCATAAGCCAGGGCGTGTCATCGCGCTTATTAAGCCTCAATTTGAAGCAGGCCGTGACAAAGTGGGTAAATCCGGTGTCGTGCGTGAGCCAAGCACGCATGAGCAAGTGTTGCGTCAGGTGCTTGATTTTGCAGCTGAGCTTGGGTTTAAGCTTGAAGGATTAACTTACTCACCGATTACGGGTGGAGAAGGAAACATTGAATTTTTAGCTTACTGGAACGTTCCAGTTGAGCATGCAGAAGCAGAAGCGACCACGATTAACTACGTAGCTCGGGAGCATATCGCAGAGGTTGTACGCAACGCGAACTCGACCTTCCGTTCGTCATAA
- the folD gene encoding bifunctional methylenetetrahydrofolate dehydrogenase/methenyltetrahydrofolate cyclohydrolase FolD yields MTASLLNGKQLSETIREEITQETEGLKQLGVQPGLAVVLVGADPASQVYVNSKHKTCNALGFYSEVHRLDAETSQAELLQLIDQLNQDKAIHGILVQLPLPKHIDEKAVIDRIAVEKDVDGFHPISVGNLVIGDDSLLPCTPAGVIELMKRNGIEIAGKHAVVIGRSNIVGKPVSLLLQREHATVTMCHSRTSNMKELAKLADILVVAIGKPNFVDRSFVKPGAVVVDVGINRLENGKLAGDVNFDDVKDICSWITPVPGGVGPMTITMLMLNTLKAAKRIHNV; encoded by the coding sequence ATGACAGCATCACTTTTGAATGGCAAACAATTATCCGAAACAATTCGCGAGGAAATTACGCAGGAAACAGAAGGCCTAAAACAATTAGGTGTTCAGCCTGGGCTCGCGGTTGTGCTTGTAGGTGCCGATCCGGCTTCACAAGTTTACGTTAATAGTAAGCATAAAACGTGCAATGCGCTTGGCTTTTACTCAGAAGTTCACCGTTTAGATGCAGAAACGTCACAAGCAGAACTGCTGCAATTGATCGACCAATTGAATCAAGATAAGGCGATTCACGGTATTTTAGTGCAATTGCCGTTGCCTAAGCATATCGATGAGAAAGCGGTTATTGATCGGATTGCAGTTGAAAAAGATGTGGACGGTTTCCATCCCATAAGTGTTGGCAATCTCGTTATCGGTGACGATTCATTACTCCCGTGTACGCCAGCAGGCGTAATTGAGTTGATGAAGCGTAACGGTATTGAAATCGCGGGCAAACATGCCGTCGTCATCGGACGCAGTAATATTGTGGGCAAACCTGTTTCCTTGTTGTTGCAACGCGAACATGCAACGGTTACGATGTGCCATTCGCGCACATCGAATATGAAAGAATTGGCTAAATTGGCGGATATCCTAGTTGTGGCTATAGGTAAACCTAACTTTGTTGACCGTTCATTTGTCAAACCGGGAGCTGTAGTCGTTGATGTCGGGATTAACCGTCTTGAAAATGGGAAACTAGCAGGAGATGTGAATTTCGATGATGTGAAAGACATCTGCTCTTGGATTACTCCTGTTCCAGGCGGGGTAGGACCTATGACGATTACGATGCTCATGCTAAATACGTTGAAAGCTGCAAAACGAATCCATAACGTGTAA
- the nusB gene encoding transcription antitermination factor NusB — MKRRTAREMAIQSLYQLEMNGVTPEQAVATVVNQSHEEESEIGVKPEHASAMHMEVLRWVRDTWESREEIDQLLAQYLKGWQVDRLSRVDRQVLRLACYELVLRKDVPPKVVVNEAVSLAKHFGTDESGKFVNGVLGPMLRDYDKSNDNA; from the coding sequence ATGAAAAGACGTACTGCCAGAGAAATGGCTATTCAAAGTTTGTATCAGCTTGAAATGAATGGGGTTACGCCGGAACAGGCTGTAGCAACTGTTGTAAATCAATCTCATGAAGAGGAAAGCGAAATCGGAGTAAAGCCAGAGCATGCATCAGCGATGCATATGGAAGTACTCAGATGGGTTCGCGATACGTGGGAGAGCCGGGAAGAGATCGATCAATTGCTTGCTCAGTATTTGAAAGGCTGGCAAGTGGATCGTTTGTCACGTGTTGACCGTCAAGTGCTACGCTTAGCTTGTTATGAGCTTGTCCTTCGTAAAGATGTACCACCAAAGGTAGTCGTTAACGAAGCAGTAAGCTTGGCGAAGCATTTCGGTACAGATGAGTCAGGCAAATTCGTTAATGGCGTATTGGGGCCTATGCTTCGTGACTATGATAAAAGTAACGATAACGCTTAA
- the xseB gene encoding exodeoxyribonuclease VII small subunit: MSQSKKRNDEFTFEQAIDKLEQIVAQLESGDAPLEEAIDLFQQGMELSKLCSQKLEQVERKIEMLTEQNGELKRQPFQAEEAGESSD, translated from the coding sequence ATGAGTCAAAGTAAAAAACGGAACGATGAGTTCACGTTTGAACAAGCGATAGATAAGCTGGAACAAATCGTTGCCCAATTGGAAAGTGGGGACGCTCCACTAGAAGAAGCAATCGACCTGTTTCAACAAGGAATGGAACTGTCTAAATTATGTTCACAGAAACTTGAGCAGGTTGAACGTAAAATTGAAATGCTCACAGAACAAAACGGCGAGCTGAAACGTCAACCGTTCCAAGCAGAAGAAGCGGGTGAGAGTAGTGATTAA
- the accB gene encoding acetyl-CoA carboxylase biotin carboxyl carrier protein: protein MFKISEIKELVKLLDQTSVQELEVENEGSRLVIRKPGKTEFVNLHTSQQHTYSPAPAPQAAVATVEVTSAAPAPQVTDSSAAVSVDAQAGLHKIVSPMVGTFYRSPSPEAGSFVSVGDKVHEKSVVCILEAMKLMNELEAEVKGEIVEVLVQNGQLVEFGQPLFLVKPE from the coding sequence TTGTTTAAGATTAGCGAAATTAAAGAATTGGTCAAATTGTTGGACCAAACTTCCGTCCAAGAATTGGAAGTGGAAAATGAAGGTTCTCGTTTGGTCATTCGCAAACCGGGGAAGACAGAATTTGTAAATCTACATACATCTCAACAGCATACATATTCCCCAGCGCCAGCACCGCAAGCTGCTGTCGCTACTGTTGAAGTAACTAGCGCTGCGCCTGCGCCGCAAGTTACCGATTCAAGTGCGGCTGTAAGTGTGGATGCTCAAGCGGGCTTGCATAAGATTGTATCGCCAATGGTCGGTACATTTTATCGTTCTCCTTCACCTGAAGCTGGTTCGTTTGTCAGCGTAGGTGATAAAGTTCACGAGAAGTCGGTCGTATGTATTTTGGAAGCAATGAAGCTTATGAACGAGCTGGAAGCCGAAGTGAAGGGCGAGATCGTGGAAGTATTAGTTCAGAACGGCCAATTGGTTGAATTCGGTCAGCCGCTTTTCTTGGTGAAGCCAGAATGA
- the dxs gene encoding 1-deoxy-D-xylulose-5-phosphate synthase, producing the protein MLLDQIHQPSDLKRLSLEQLTPLAAEIRQFLIENLSATGGHLAPNLGVVELTLVLHYLYDSPKDKFIFDVGHQAYVHKILTGRKDRFDTLRQYKGLCGFVKRSESEHDVWEAGHSSTSLSAAMGMALSRDYKGEDNKVVAIIGDGALTGGMALEALNHIGHEKKNLMVVLNDNEMSIAPNVGALHNYLCKIRSDRHYVKAKEEVEQLLKKIPAIGGKLAKTAERLKDGFKYLVVSGMLFEEFGFTYLGPVDGHDMEKMLETFKQADRVEGPVLVHVVTRKGKGYSPAEADSHKWHGITPYKMESGQPVKSVGNPMYTEVFGNALIELAEQDDRIVAVTPAMPGGSGLLKFAEKFPGRMIDVGIAEQHAATMCAALAMEGMKPVFAVYSTFLQRAYDQVVHDICRHGANVVFAIDRAGFVGPDGETHQGVYDISFMRHIPNIVLMMPKDENELRHMMKTAFDYEAGPIAIRYPRINGVGVPFDDIMTPIPIGKWETVREGDHAVVLAIGPMIQIAEEAAELLKREGVQLRVVNARFIKPLDDAMLTQLAKERLPIFTMEETSMPGGFGSAVLEFYAERNVHDVIVKPLAVPDCFVEHGSIKEQRAEVGLTAERLVNEVRTILFARGDNRLSRA; encoded by the coding sequence GTGCTGCTCGACCAAATTCATCAACCTAGCGATTTAAAACGGTTGTCATTAGAACAATTGACACCGCTGGCAGCCGAAATTCGTCAATTCCTTATCGAAAATCTGTCAGCAACAGGCGGACATCTGGCACCGAATTTAGGCGTTGTCGAGCTGACGCTGGTCCTTCATTATTTGTATGATAGTCCTAAGGACAAATTTATATTTGATGTGGGACACCAAGCTTATGTACACAAAATTTTGACAGGGCGCAAAGATCGTTTTGATACACTGCGTCAATATAAAGGATTGTGTGGCTTTGTAAAGCGTTCAGAAAGTGAACATGATGTGTGGGAAGCAGGTCACAGTAGTACATCATTGTCTGCTGCGATGGGTATGGCTTTGTCACGAGATTATAAGGGCGAAGACAATAAAGTGGTCGCTATTATCGGTGACGGAGCTCTGACTGGCGGTATGGCGCTGGAAGCTTTGAACCACATTGGTCATGAAAAGAAAAACTTAATGGTCGTGTTGAACGACAATGAGATGTCTATAGCGCCAAACGTTGGCGCGCTACACAATTACTTGTGCAAAATTCGATCTGACCGTCATTACGTGAAAGCGAAAGAAGAAGTCGAGCAACTGCTCAAAAAAATTCCGGCTATCGGTGGGAAGCTGGCTAAGACAGCAGAACGTTTGAAAGACGGATTTAAATATTTGGTCGTCTCAGGTATGTTGTTTGAAGAGTTTGGCTTCACGTACTTAGGTCCGGTTGACGGTCACGATATGGAAAAAATGCTGGAAACGTTCAAGCAGGCAGACCGTGTTGAAGGTCCAGTGCTCGTACACGTTGTGACGCGTAAAGGAAAAGGCTATTCTCCCGCTGAAGCGGATTCACATAAGTGGCACGGCATTACGCCTTACAAGATGGAGTCAGGCCAGCCTGTAAAATCCGTCGGCAACCCGATGTATACGGAAGTGTTTGGAAACGCGCTCATAGAGCTAGCGGAGCAAGATGATCGCATTGTTGCGGTCACGCCTGCAATGCCAGGCGGTTCTGGATTACTCAAGTTTGCAGAGAAGTTTCCAGGCCGGATGATTGATGTCGGCATTGCGGAACAGCACGCAGCAACGATGTGTGCGGCATTGGCGATGGAAGGAATGAAACCGGTATTTGCGGTTTACTCCACGTTCTTACAACGTGCCTATGATCAAGTCGTGCACGATATTTGCCGTCACGGCGCAAACGTTGTTTTTGCGATAGACCGTGCAGGATTTGTGGGCCCGGATGGCGAAACTCATCAAGGGGTGTACGATATTTCGTTTATGCGTCACATTCCGAACATCGTGTTAATGATGCCTAAGGATGAAAATGAGCTTCGTCATATGATGAAGACCGCGTTTGATTACGAAGCAGGCCCCATTGCAATTCGTTATCCACGGATCAATGGGGTTGGAGTCCCGTTTGACGACATCATGACACCAATTCCGATCGGAAAATGGGAAACCGTTCGCGAAGGCGACCATGCGGTCGTGCTTGCGATTGGACCGATGATTCAAATTGCAGAAGAGGCAGCAGAATTGTTGAAGCGCGAAGGCGTACAGCTTCGCGTCGTAAATGCTCGCTTTATTAAGCCACTTGATGATGCAATGCTTACTCAGCTGGCTAAAGAGCGTCTGCCTATTTTCACGATGGAGGAAACGTCAATGCCTGGCGGATTCGGCAGTGCAGTCTTGGAGTTCTACGCGGAGCGCAATGTGCACGACGTCATCGTGAAGCCACTTGCTGTACCGGACTGCTTTGTGGAGCACGGTAGCATCAAGGAACAGCGTGCGGAAGTTGGACTTACCGCCGAGCGCTTAGTGAACGAGGTGCGGACCATTTTATTTGCTCGTGGCGATAATCGTTTATCACGAGCTTAG
- a CDS encoding Asp23/Gls24 family envelope stress response protein: protein MSQTMIPDFERTDLGNIQIAPEVIAVIAGLATIEVAGVRGMSGGFAGGITELLGRKNLSKGVKVEVGSREAAVDVSIIVEYGHRIPEVASNIQTNVKRSIETMTGLLVVEVNVHVHDVHFKSQEKVEETDPTIRVK from the coding sequence ATGAGTCAGACGATGATTCCTGATTTTGAACGTACAGATTTGGGTAATATTCAAATAGCGCCAGAAGTTATTGCTGTAATTGCAGGATTGGCTACGATTGAAGTAGCTGGCGTTCGCGGAATGAGTGGCGGATTTGCAGGCGGCATTACAGAGCTTCTTGGTCGTAAAAATTTGTCCAAAGGCGTTAAGGTTGAAGTTGGTTCACGTGAAGCGGCTGTAGACGTATCCATTATCGTGGAATACGGACATCGCATTCCAGAAGTTGCAAGCAACATTCAAACGAACGTTAAGCGCTCTATTGAGACAATGACAGGCTTGCTAGTCGTTGAAGTTAACGTTCATGTTCATGATGTTCACTTTAAGTCACAGGAAAAAGTAGAAGAAACTGATCCTACTATCCGCGTGAAATAA
- a CDS encoding DNA-binding protein has translation MLADLWVMVLILIGVSIWVYYGVRQYFKEPEPMENVYLSDRFPQDDDVIAMIEQAGYEIIGGKYFVPLSFSVDHHGAEANRLWIDMIVRREGSWYPVRIIRERMHIEWSASGMRKHWSAYFAIYPDCDGIIIVDMVEQRLRVVRMEWGDPQT, from the coding sequence ATGTTAGCAGACCTTTGGGTAATGGTACTCATTTTAATAGGAGTCTCGATATGGGTTTATTACGGTGTTCGTCAATATTTTAAAGAACCTGAACCTATGGAGAACGTTTATTTGAGCGATCGTTTTCCACAAGATGATGACGTGATTGCAATGATTGAGCAGGCAGGTTATGAAATTATTGGCGGCAAATATTTTGTACCTCTTTCTTTTTCAGTTGATCATCATGGGGCAGAAGCAAACCGACTTTGGATTGATATGATTGTGAGGCGTGAAGGAAGTTGGTATCCCGTGCGTATCATACGTGAGCGTATGCATATCGAATGGAGTGCGAGCGGTATGCGCAAGCATTGGTCAGCATATTTTGCGATATATCCAGATTGCGATGGTATAATCATTGTAGATATGGTGGAACAAAGATTAAGAGTTGTACGTATGGAATGGGGAGACCCGCAAACATAA
- the amaP gene encoding alkaline shock response membrane anchor protein AmaP: MIRVVDRILLFVYSLAVGILSAAVLLIISEVVDTAPFGFRGDIQFLVITACVLFLISLRFFYVSLRRERKSVTSIDQRTEIGDIKVSLETIENVALKAAGRIRGVKDLKARIRTNESGLDITIRAVVDGESSIPNITEEVQRNVKEYVQEITGIPVSYVSVYVANIVQTQTFKARVE; the protein is encoded by the coding sequence ATGATCCGAGTAGTGGACAGAATTTTGCTGTTTGTTTATAGTCTTGCTGTCGGTATATTGTCTGCAGCGGTGCTATTGATCATCTCCGAAGTTGTCGATACAGCTCCGTTTGGGTTTCGTGGAGATATTCAATTTTTAGTCATTACGGCATGTGTGTTGTTTTTGATCAGTTTGCGTTTCTTCTACGTATCTTTGCGCAGAGAACGCAAATCGGTTACGTCGATTGATCAACGCACAGAAATCGGGGACATCAAAGTTTCTTTGGAGACAATTGAAAATGTAGCACTAAAAGCTGCTGGTCGTATACGTGGTGTGAAAGATTTAAAGGCACGTATACGCACGAATGAGTCTGGCTTGGACATTACGATCCGTGCAGTAGTAGACGGAGAATCGTCCATTCCGAATATAACTGAGGAAGTTCAGCGCAATGTAAAGGAATATGTACAGGAAATTACAGGTATTCCAGTGTCCTATGTTTCCGTTTATGTAGCAAATATTGTGCAAACTCAAACCTTTAAAGCGCGTGTTGAATAG
- the xseA gene encoding exodeoxyribonuclease VII large subunit, producing the protein MASDTRILSIKDLNKYIRMKLDSDARMQDVWIRGEISNFTHHSSGHMYFTLKDADSRIRAIMFASQNQRLPFRPKEGTRVIARGYVTVYERDGQYQFYAQQMQPDGIGSLYMAFEQLKERLAGEGLFEPERKRPLPRYPRAIGVITSPTGAAVRDILITLNRRQPNVPVLLFPVLVQGAQAAPSIVKAIEAMNRHQEVDVLIVGRGGGSLEELWAFNEEEVARAIAQSAIPIISAVGHETDFTIADFVADLRAPTPTAAAELAVVHHEEIRQHLSHLERRLRHAVERQMAASQERLLRAQQSSALRRPEQGVQKHAERLIRLTERLQYRADMRFVKAEERWRDLHSSLREHSPLHQWSSAQNRLQTNTRQLQTAMSSALKQRRMEWVSAIRQLDALSPLKVMSRGYSLVYDEQDKKLIRSVSEVELGDVVHVKLADGQLDCHVWSMRSEREEDHDESK; encoded by the coding sequence GTGGCGAGTGACACGCGTATATTATCCATCAAAGATCTGAATAAGTATATTCGGATGAAGCTTGATAGTGATGCACGTATGCAGGATGTGTGGATACGAGGCGAGATCTCCAACTTTACACATCACTCTAGCGGACATATGTACTTTACGCTTAAAGATGCCGATAGTCGTATTCGTGCGATTATGTTCGCTTCCCAAAATCAACGCTTGCCGTTCCGACCGAAAGAAGGAACAAGAGTAATTGCACGTGGGTATGTGACGGTGTACGAACGAGATGGACAGTATCAGTTCTATGCCCAGCAAATGCAGCCTGACGGTATCGGTAGCCTGTATATGGCGTTTGAGCAGTTAAAGGAACGTTTGGCTGGTGAAGGGTTGTTTGAGCCAGAACGTAAGCGTCCGCTTCCTCGTTATCCTCGCGCCATCGGTGTCATTACATCTCCTACAGGAGCAGCGGTGCGCGATATTTTGATTACGTTGAATCGTCGCCAACCGAATGTTCCTGTATTGTTATTTCCTGTACTCGTACAAGGAGCACAAGCAGCGCCATCTATTGTAAAAGCGATCGAAGCGATGAATCGACATCAGGAAGTGGATGTTCTTATTGTTGGACGTGGCGGTGGCTCATTAGAAGAGCTATGGGCATTCAATGAAGAGGAAGTGGCACGTGCGATCGCACAATCCGCGATTCCGATCATTTCTGCTGTTGGGCACGAAACAGACTTTACAATAGCCGATTTTGTGGCAGATTTACGTGCTCCGACGCCCACTGCGGCAGCGGAGCTTGCTGTTGTCCACCATGAAGAAATTAGACAACATTTGTCACATCTGGAGAGACGGTTACGTCACGCAGTGGAACGTCAAATGGCGGCTAGTCAGGAGCGTTTGTTACGAGCTCAGCAATCTTCGGCATTGCGCCGTCCTGAACAAGGGGTGCAGAAGCACGCCGAGCGTCTGATCCGATTAACAGAGCGTCTCCAATATCGAGCGGATATGCGGTTCGTTAAAGCAGAAGAACGCTGGCGTGACCTACATAGTAGCTTGCGCGAGCATAGTCCACTTCATCAATGGTCGTCGGCGCAAAACCGATTGCAGACTAACACACGTCAGCTGCAAACGGCCATGTCAAGTGCGCTCAAGCAAAGACGAATGGAATGGGTTAGTGCCATTCGTCAATTGGATGCGCTAAGTCCGCTCAAGGTTATGTCACGCGGTTATAGCCTAGTGTACGACGAACAGGATAAGAAGCTGATTCGTTCGGTGTCTGAAGTGGAACTGGGAGATGTTGTGCACGTCAAACTAGCCGATGGGCAGTTAGACTGCCACGTATGGTCGATGCGATCAGAACGCGAGGAGGATCACGATGAGTCAAAGTAA